One window of Treponema denticola genomic DNA carries:
- a CDS encoding right-handed parallel beta-helix repeat-containing protein: MKKLLKILTMVVAVLITAVLFTTCKQFLEDPEEFLGYWSSEVVPIDFSINKPYQTSNDGALCIPSATDVILTIKLRNPKNFTIFTPGSAADAGKVINFPGLSPQPVHGIHYTLTKTAPDTLQLKYKESFLKAHEWSNGSIGPEITLISTDGRKFSKKFSLNIEANTPPPEIGDITIAKTKTGGMYVLHFKADNMTALLGSALLHKDIAYLNVQKEGGTERKIQISALASQFDTSHGGPVLLQSTEVDPLIDTITSGNWELYVKTATKLTESTLPTKYTVWLTDKKGLSSAPKEAKTLGYIASGGTSTDAWKNLKQAVKEASNGTVITVMGEVKATTDSDNNGTINVTKKITIKGAGIDPKLDANTDTTGQQHNIFTIENGGELTLKNLTLTGGKGSSWGGGAVLANESCTLNMINCNVKDCKVDNASGGAINAEGKKAVVHIKGGEIRGNIARDGGGISLSRGAKAVLENCTLTGNEAKGLGGAIFATGSSVVMTNCTITGNKAKYKGGAIYAAKTTSTNTLSSVTIEGGVIGGTEAEKANKTTDTESEGGGIYMGLSCSLYLEDSTGSGGQSLQIIGNKAAKGAGVYAESEANVAMKDSTQIDINNDMYLGSDARIIIYGTLSPPSGIAACITPENYRENPPVQVLYEAINVGSPPNYTKFKVTKPYGQNWIINSRGYLQRQ, encoded by the coding sequence ATGAAAAAACTTTTAAAGATTTTAACAATGGTTGTGGCAGTACTGATAACTGCCGTATTATTTACAACCTGTAAACAGTTTTTAGAAGACCCTGAAGAATTTTTAGGCTATTGGTCTAGCGAAGTTGTTCCTATTGACTTTAGCATCAATAAGCCCTATCAAACGAGTAATGACGGGGCACTGTGCATACCGTCTGCAACTGATGTAATACTTACAATTAAACTGCGTAATCCCAAAAACTTTACCATTTTTACGCCCGGTTCAGCGGCTGATGCGGGGAAAGTTATCAATTTTCCCGGCCTTTCGCCGCAGCCGGTGCACGGCATACACTACACCTTAACAAAGACGGCTCCGGACACGCTGCAACTTAAATACAAAGAAAGCTTTTTAAAGGCGCACGAATGGAGTAACGGCAGCATAGGCCCTGAAATTACCCTTATTTCCACAGATGGCAGAAAATTCAGCAAAAAGTTCAGCCTGAATATTGAAGCGAACACGCCGCCGCCTGAAATCGGTGATATAACGATAGCAAAAACAAAAACCGGCGGTATGTACGTACTGCATTTTAAAGCCGATAATATGACGGCTCTGTTAGGCTCCGCTCTTTTGCATAAAGACATCGCATATCTTAATGTACAAAAAGAGGGCGGCACGGAAAGAAAAATACAGATTAGCGCACTGGCTTCTCAATTCGACACATCGCACGGGGGACCTGTTCTCTTGCAGTCAACGGAGGTTGACCCGCTCATTGATACGATCACATCTGGAAATTGGGAGCTATACGTTAAAACCGCTACGAAACTTACGGAAAGCACGCTCCCAACAAAATACACAGTCTGGTTGACCGATAAAAAAGGTCTCTCTTCGGCACCAAAAGAAGCGAAGACCTTAGGCTATATCGCAAGCGGAGGTACTTCGACTGATGCATGGAAAAATCTAAAACAAGCCGTTAAGGAGGCATCGAATGGCACCGTCATAACCGTCATGGGTGAAGTTAAAGCAACAACCGATAGCGACAACAACGGCACTATCAATGTAACAAAAAAGATTACTATAAAAGGAGCCGGCATAGATCCCAAACTCGATGCGAACACCGACACTACGGGCCAACAGCATAACATCTTTACCATAGAAAACGGCGGAGAACTCACGCTCAAAAATCTGACGCTCACAGGCGGTAAAGGTTCTTCATGGGGCGGAGGTGCGGTTTTAGCAAATGAGAGCTGCACCCTCAATATGATTAACTGCAATGTTAAGGACTGCAAAGTCGATAATGCCAGCGGTGGTGCAATTAATGCGGAGGGCAAAAAAGCCGTAGTCCATATTAAAGGCGGAGAAATTAGAGGAAATATAGCACGTGACGGAGGTGGTATAAGCTTGAGCAGAGGGGCAAAGGCAGTACTTGAAAACTGTACCCTTACGGGCAACGAGGCAAAAGGCTTAGGCGGCGCAATCTTTGCAACCGGATCCTCCGTCGTAATGACAAACTGCACCATTACGGGAAACAAGGCAAAATATAAAGGCGGTGCAATTTACGCGGCAAAAACCACTAGTACGAACACCCTGTCCAGCGTAACAATCGAAGGAGGTGTCATCGGCGGCACGGAGGCAGAAAAAGCAAACAAAACGACCGATACAGAGAGCGAAGGCGGCGGCATCTATATGGGTCTGTCTTGTAGTTTGTATCTGGAAGATTCCACAGGCAGCGGTGGGCAGAGCTTGCAGATTATCGGTAATAAGGCAGCAAAAGGTGCAGGCGTATACGCAGAATCAGAAGCAAATGTAGCTATGAAAGACAGCACACAAATTGACATAAACAACGACATGTATTTGGGGAGCGACGCAAGGATAATAATTTACGGTACTCTTAGCCCTCCGAGCGGAATTGCCGCATGCATTACGCCTGAAAATTACCGTGAAAATCCGCCAGTGCAAGTGCTTTACGAAGCTATAAATGTCGGCTCACCACCAAATTACACGAAATTTAAGGTAACGAAGCCATATGGACAAAACTGGATAATAAACAGCAGAGGTTACTTGCAACGACAATAA
- a CDS encoding holo-ACP synthase: protein MILGLGIDIVEVSRLEKWLNDKKLLERFFNKEELEYVFSKGDGAARSLAVRFAAKEAFGKALGTGLAGIELKDIAVVNDKTGRPFLKLSGTALQALKEKGGADIHLSLTHEKTTAAAVVIIEG, encoded by the coding sequence ATGATACTCGGTCTCGGCATAGATATAGTTGAAGTTTCCCGTCTCGAAAAATGGCTGAACGATAAAAAGCTCCTTGAAAGGTTTTTTAATAAAGAAGAACTTGAATATGTGTTTTCCAAGGGAGATGGTGCAGCCCGTTCTTTGGCTGTCCGCTTTGCAGCAAAAGAGGCCTTTGGAAAAGCCCTTGGAACAGGCCTCGCAGGGATAGAGCTAAAAGATATAGCCGTTGTAAACGATAAAACGGGCCGGCCTTTTTTAAAACTTTCGGGCACTGCTCTTCAAGCCTTAAAAGAAAAGGGCGGGGCCGATATTCATCTTTCACTAACTCACGAAAAAACAACCGCCGCCGCCGTTGTTATAATCGAAGGGTGA
- a CDS encoding CdaR family protein encodes MKIRKIFDRLAENWLAKVISFALAIVLVQLYKGSLLEKKYFYAPLVIENSGDLVPAVNIPRLVKVSVWGDSTVIAPIMEEHITAYMDLSSISGPGEYRIPIQAKLKGFASDVTDFEVEVDPSDIKLTLEESLSKRVNVRLNLGGVPAENYEVYERDVDPATVEIKGPHSAVSQIEEMLTNSVQIDNRKTGFSGYVDIFASNPLVSVIGTSKIAYSIKIREIVSVQTYGEVNLYFDNLDERFEIVSDVSAGNVTVRGAKSVISSWTPPENVLRVNCSNITKPGVYSLPVQAVIPGKLSLIDANPKNIQFEVKIKEGKTSE; translated from the coding sequence ATGAAAATTAGAAAAATTTTTGACCGTTTAGCGGAAAACTGGCTTGCAAAGGTTATAAGTTTTGCCCTTGCTATAGTTTTGGTACAGTTATATAAGGGCAGCCTTTTAGAAAAAAAATATTTTTATGCTCCTCTTGTTATAGAAAATTCGGGCGATCTGGTTCCGGCTGTGAATATTCCGAGACTGGTTAAAGTTTCGGTTTGGGGAGATTCAACCGTAATAGCCCCGATTATGGAAGAACATATCACAGCCTATATGGATTTATCTTCAATCAGCGGTCCCGGAGAATACCGTATTCCCATACAGGCTAAACTAAAAGGCTTTGCGTCTGATGTTACGGATTTTGAGGTTGAAGTTGATCCTTCCGATATAAAATTAACTCTTGAGGAGAGTTTATCTAAGAGGGTTAATGTCCGCTTAAATCTGGGTGGCGTTCCGGCAGAAAATTATGAGGTTTATGAAAGAGATGTGGATCCTGCTACAGTAGAAATAAAGGGCCCGCACTCTGCCGTTTCTCAAATTGAAGAAATGCTGACAAACAGTGTACAAATAGATAACCGCAAAACGGGATTTTCAGGCTATGTAGATATATTTGCGTCTAATCCTCTTGTTTCCGTGATAGGAACTTCCAAAATTGCTTATTCAATTAAAATTCGTGAAATAGTAAGTGTTCAAACCTATGGCGAAGTTAATTTATATTTTGACAATTTAGATGAAAGATTTGAGATTGTTTCAGATGTATCTGCCGGTAATGTAACAGTCAGAGGTGCTAAATCCGTAATTTCATCATGGACTCCGCCTGAAAATGTTTTGAGAGTAAACTGCAGCAATATAACAAAGCCCGGCGTGTACAGCTTGCCGGTTCAAGCCGTCATTCCGGGAAAGCTTTCTCTTATAGATGCAAATCCTAAAAATATTCAGTTTGAAGTCAAGATAAAGGAAGGAAAGACTTCCGAATAA
- the secA gene encoding preprotein translocase subunit SecA — MLDSIIKILFGSKHERDIKAMLPILHKINEKEAWALSLSEEEFKAKTNEFRERYQKGESLDSFIPEAFALAREAARRILGERPYDVQILGSLVLHSGKIVEMKTGEGKTLMSVAAAYLNSLTGKGVHIVTVNDYLAERDADWMRPVYSYLGVSVGVILSNMENDARRIEYNCDITYGTNNEFGFDYLRDNMQMRLKDKTQREFSFAIVDEIDSILIDEARTPLIISGAAEDDTMRFFEVDRLIGQLKEVEKNPETGEYPNELEGEEVIGDYTIDEKSKRVSFTDSGMLHIQDILQRQGLIKSGNLFDEENFEYIHYFTQSVRAHILFHIDVDYVIQDGQVQIVDEFTGRVLEGRRYSDGLHQAIEAKEHIKIAQRNRTLATITFQNFFRMYDKLSGMTGTADTEAVEFTKIYNLDVVVIPTNLPVARKDEHDVIYLNENDKFEALCTEISEAYKRGQPVLVGTVSIEKSELISKLLTKRGVRHEVLNAKNHEREALIIAEAGAKGSVTIATNMAGRGTDIKLGGSPEMRAKKRTGTNPNPDYYEKVLAEEYTKWQSDYNEVKELGGLYVIGTERHESRRIDNQLRGRSGRQGDPGRSKFFLSLDDDLMRLFGGENLKNVMSKIGMRAGEPIEHPWINKSIEKAQTKVENRNFDIRKHLLEYDDVLNEQRSFIYEQRNAILADENLIERIYATLEEFISEKFDEYSSSSKAEKEERARLIKDIFREKFSYTLTEEDFANIDKKNHEEEINEFVEHFTKELKEKEALAGKENLNMFIRYQYLQAIDKKWLDHLENLESLREAVYLRSYGQKNPLTEYKLEGFDIFYSMLDDIRIEIASRLVRVQISTEEEAHASRQMRSIQGNAQHNSMGSFSGAGQGMGPTALSSRSRPENAQVVRTVPKVGRNEPCPCGSGKKYKHCCGKNG, encoded by the coding sequence ATGTTAGATTCTATAATTAAAATTCTTTTCGGTTCAAAGCATGAGCGGGATATTAAGGCCATGCTCCCGATTTTACACAAGATAAACGAAAAAGAGGCTTGGGCTCTTTCTCTTTCCGAGGAGGAGTTTAAGGCAAAAACAAATGAGTTTAGGGAACGCTATCAAAAAGGAGAATCCTTGGATTCTTTTATCCCCGAAGCCTTTGCCCTCGCACGGGAAGCAGCCAGACGTATCTTGGGAGAGCGTCCCTACGATGTTCAGATTTTAGGTTCCCTTGTTCTTCATTCCGGTAAGATTGTTGAAATGAAAACGGGTGAAGGTAAGACCCTTATGAGCGTTGCCGCCGCCTACTTAAACAGCTTGACTGGAAAGGGCGTTCATATTGTAACTGTAAACGATTACCTTGCAGAACGGGATGCCGATTGGATGAGACCCGTTTATTCTTATCTGGGTGTAAGTGTCGGCGTTATTCTTTCCAATATGGAAAACGATGCCCGCCGTATAGAATATAACTGCGATATAACCTACGGTACCAATAACGAGTTCGGCTTTGATTACCTCCGCGACAATATGCAGATGAGGCTCAAGGACAAGACCCAAAGAGAATTTTCTTTTGCAATAGTAGACGAAATCGACTCTATCTTGATAGACGAGGCTAGAACTCCCTTGATTATTTCGGGAGCTGCCGAAGACGATACAATGCGCTTTTTTGAGGTTGACCGCCTCATAGGTCAATTAAAAGAAGTCGAAAAAAATCCCGAGACTGGCGAATATCCGAATGAACTTGAGGGAGAAGAGGTTATCGGAGACTATACGATAGACGAAAAGAGCAAGAGAGTTTCTTTTACCGATTCAGGTATGCTCCACATTCAGGATATCCTTCAAAGGCAGGGACTTATCAAAAGCGGAAACCTCTTTGATGAAGAAAACTTTGAATATATTCACTACTTTACCCAATCGGTAAGGGCTCATATTCTTTTCCATATTGATGTGGACTATGTTATTCAAGACGGTCAGGTACAGATAGTAGACGAGTTCACAGGCCGTGTTTTAGAAGGCCGCCGTTATTCGGACGGGCTCCACCAGGCTATTGAAGCTAAGGAACATATTAAAATCGCTCAAAGGAACAGAACCCTTGCGACCATTACCTTCCAAAACTTTTTTAGAATGTACGATAAACTTTCCGGCATGACCGGTACGGCAGATACGGAAGCCGTTGAGTTTACAAAGATTTATAACTTGGATGTTGTCGTTATCCCGACCAACCTCCCCGTTGCCCGAAAAGATGAACACGATGTAATCTACCTAAACGAAAACGATAAATTTGAAGCCCTTTGTACCGAAATAAGCGAGGCTTATAAGAGGGGGCAGCCCGTCCTCGTAGGTACGGTTTCTATCGAAAAATCGGAGCTTATTTCAAAACTCTTAACAAAGAGGGGTGTAAGACACGAGGTTTTAAATGCCAAAAATCACGAGAGGGAAGCTCTTATAATTGCAGAAGCCGGAGCAAAGGGTTCCGTTACCATAGCCACCAATATGGCGGGACGAGGTACGGATATTAAGCTGGGCGGAAGTCCCGAAATGAGGGCTAAAAAACGCACGGGCACAAATCCCAATCCCGATTATTATGAAAAAGTTCTTGCCGAAGAATATACAAAATGGCAAAGCGACTATAATGAGGTAAAAGAACTCGGAGGCCTTTATGTAATAGGTACGGAGCGCCATGAAAGCCGCCGAATCGATAATCAGCTTCGAGGCCGTTCGGGACGTCAAGGAGATCCGGGACGCTCCAAATTCTTCCTTTCCCTCGATGATGACCTGATGAGGCTTTTCGGAGGCGAAAACTTAAAAAATGTTATGTCCAAGATAGGAATGAGGGCAGGGGAACCCATCGAGCATCCTTGGATAAATAAGAGCATCGAAAAGGCTCAGACAAAGGTAGAAAACCGCAACTTCGATATTCGAAAACATTTGTTGGAATATGACGATGTATTGAACGAACAGCGCTCCTTTATCTATGAGCAACGAAATGCAATCCTTGCAGACGAAAATCTTATCGAGCGTATTTATGCAACCCTCGAAGAATTTATAAGCGAAAAATTCGATGAGTATAGTTCAAGCTCAAAGGCCGAAAAAGAAGAAAGAGCCCGTCTTATAAAAGATATCTTTAGAGAAAAGTTTTCCTATACTCTGACCGAAGAAGATTTTGCAAACATCGATAAAAAGAATCATGAAGAAGAGATAAACGAATTTGTAGAGCATTTTACAAAGGAGCTTAAAGAAAAAGAAGCTCTTGCGGGTAAAGAAAACCTAAACATGTTTATCCGCTATCAATACTTGCAGGCTATCGACAAAAAATGGCTCGACCATCTTGAAAATTTGGAGTCCTTGCGTGAGGCTGTTTATCTTCGCTCCTACGGACAAAAAAATCCTTTAACCGAGTACAAACTTGAAGGCTTCGATATTTTTTATTCCATGCTTGATGACATAAGAATCGAAATAGCCTCCCGTCTTGTCCGTGTTCAAATCAGCACGGAAGAAGAAGCCCATGCTTCACGCCAAATGCGTTCCATTCAGGGAAATGCTCAGCACAACTCAATGGGAAGTTTTTCGGGTGCAGGGCAGGGAATGGGACCCACAGCCCTTTCTTCACGAAGCCGTCCTGAAAATGCTCAGGTTGTGCGTACCGTTCCAAAGGTCGGAAGAAACGAGCCCTGTCCCTGCGGCAGCGGAAAAAAATACAAACACTGCTGCGGAAAAAACGGGTAA
- the cdaA gene encoding diadenylate cyclase CdaA — translation MEFIRNIMAFYSSYLRPVLDVLLLAFLMYKAYQILLKTQAIQLIKGAMSILVIYAVAMIFNLKTLLWILNTLGPGLVIGVAIVFQPELRKIFLKIGQSNWLRTGKHSNHSHIDSVVTAAEILSDKRRGMLVVFMRRNNLKDIIDTGTKLNAGLSSSLLVTIFGHDTPLHDGAAIVQNGMVISAGCFLPLSEQQDIRKSFGTRHRAAIGVSEETDAVVLVVSEETGALSLAYDSHLYYDLSADEVVAQLEQLLEIKKYFAQEESLDLAEALQDEN, via the coding sequence ATGGAATTTATTAGAAACATTATGGCTTTTTATTCTTCATATCTAAGGCCTGTTTTGGATGTGCTTTTACTCGCTTTTTTGATGTATAAGGCCTATCAAATTTTATTAAAAACTCAGGCAATTCAGCTTATAAAGGGCGCAATGTCGATATTGGTCATTTATGCAGTTGCCATGATTTTTAATCTTAAAACTCTTTTATGGATTTTAAATACCTTGGGACCGGGACTTGTTATAGGTGTAGCCATCGTATTTCAGCCCGAACTTCGTAAAATATTTTTAAAGATAGGACAGAGCAATTGGCTCAGAACCGGAAAGCACTCAAACCACAGCCATATCGACTCGGTTGTTACTGCTGCCGAAATCTTATCCGATAAAAGACGGGGAATGTTGGTAGTTTTTATGCGCCGGAATAATTTAAAGGATATTATCGATACGGGGACAAAGCTTAACGCAGGGCTTTCATCCAGCCTCTTGGTTACGATTTTCGGGCATGATACCCCTCTTCATGACGGAGCTGCCATTGTGCAAAACGGAATGGTAATTTCTGCCGGCTGCTTTCTTCCTCTTTCGGAACAGCAGGATATAAGAAAAAGCTTTGGAACCCGTCATAGGGCGGCAATAGGTGTTTCCGAAGAAACGGATGCAGTAGTTCTTGTTGTATCCGAAGAAACAGGAGCCTTGAGTCTTGCCTATGATTCCCATCTTTATTACGATTTAAGTGCGGATGAAGTTGTAGCCCAGCTTGAGCAGCTTTTGGAAATAAAAAAATATTTTGCTCAAGAAGAATCTTTGGATTTAGCGGAGGCCTTACAAGATGAAAATTAG
- a CDS encoding redox-sensing transcriptional repressor Rex: MAKQKVPAAPSVRRLPSYLHLVKKAEDEGLEYISGTVIAEELELEPIQVRKDLTITGIVGKPKKGYPVKLLITAIEKFLGWNKEKRAFVIGAGSLGTALSGYQGFKEHGLDICAAFDSDKRKIGKEIHELPVFGMDELEKKVKEYKPEIAILTVPSKYAQEAANAIVKAGIRAIWNFTNIKITVPDKVIVQKEDLSSGYAMLGVMMNTKK; the protein is encoded by the coding sequence ATGGCAAAACAAAAAGTACCGGCGGCTCCATCTGTGCGGAGGCTGCCTTCTTATCTTCACCTTGTAAAAAAAGCGGAGGATGAAGGTTTAGAGTATATTTCGGGAACAGTTATAGCCGAAGAGTTGGAACTTGAACCCATTCAGGTGAGGAAGGATCTAACAATTACTGGAATTGTAGGTAAGCCCAAAAAAGGTTATCCCGTCAAATTACTGATAACGGCCATCGAAAAATTTTTAGGCTGGAATAAAGAAAAAAGAGCATTTGTAATAGGGGCAGGAAGTTTAGGGACAGCTCTTTCAGGCTACCAAGGTTTTAAAGAACATGGGCTGGACATTTGTGCCGCCTTTGATTCAGACAAAAGAAAAATTGGAAAAGAAATTCATGAACTTCCTGTGTTTGGAATGGATGAATTGGAAAAAAAAGTTAAAGAATATAAGCCCGAAATCGCTATTTTGACGGTTCCTTCAAAATATGCTCAAGAAGCCGCAAACGCCATTGTAAAGGCCGGAATCAGGGCAATTTGGAATTTTACAAATATCAAAATCACCGTGCCAGATAAGGTTATAGTCCAAAAAGAAGATTTAAGCTCAGGTTATGCAATGCTAGGCGTTATGATGAATACCAAAAAATAA
- a CDS encoding class I SAM-dependent methyltransferase, which produces MQKNQYQAELFKNRLQKRFKHLSKWAKREGVFAYRLYDKDIPEIPLAVDIYFAETDGPENTAFLLIYLYKRPYEKSQEEEREWLLEIEEAASSSLLIPKERIFIKLREKQKGKSQYEKAGSSKNLIRVKEGECLFYINIEDYLDSGLFLDHRPARSMVFKEAKNKKVLNLFSYTGSFSVHAAKGGAASVDSVDLSNTYLNWAKENLKLNKLFDEHKNRLIKSDVIVFLKKAIEEQKKWDLIICDPPTFSNSKSADIFDVNRDWLKLCLLCLKVLSKNGKLYFSTNSQKIKFDEAELINSSKQKIRVKDITKASIPEDFRNQKIHKMWMIEAGYLP; this is translated from the coding sequence ATGCAAAAAAATCAATATCAGGCGGAGCTTTTTAAAAACCGCCTTCAAAAAAGATTTAAACATTTGTCAAAGTGGGCAAAACGGGAAGGCGTTTTTGCTTACAGACTTTATGACAAGGATATACCTGAAATTCCTCTTGCAGTAGACATCTATTTTGCCGAAACAGACGGACCGGAAAATACAGCCTTTTTGCTTATCTATCTTTACAAGAGGCCTTACGAAAAATCTCAAGAAGAAGAAAGGGAATGGCTTTTAGAAATTGAAGAAGCTGCATCCTCAAGCCTTTTAATACCGAAAGAAAGAATCTTTATAAAATTGAGGGAAAAGCAAAAAGGAAAAAGCCAATACGAAAAGGCCGGCTCAAGTAAAAATCTTATAAGGGTAAAAGAAGGAGAATGTCTATTCTATATAAATATAGAAGACTACCTTGATTCCGGTCTTTTTTTGGATCACCGCCCTGCCCGTTCCATGGTTTTTAAAGAAGCAAAAAATAAAAAAGTTTTAAACCTATTTTCATACACGGGAAGTTTTTCGGTTCATGCGGCAAAAGGAGGAGCCGCTTCCGTTGATTCGGTAGACCTTTCAAATACCTATCTAAATTGGGCAAAAGAAAATTTAAAATTAAACAAACTTTTCGATGAACACAAAAACCGGCTTATAAAAAGCGATGTAATCGTTTTTTTAAAAAAAGCAATCGAAGAACAAAAAAAATGGGATTTAATTATCTGCGATCCTCCTACTTTTTCAAACTCAAAAAGTGCGGATATTTTTGATGTAAACAGAGACTGGCTAAAACTCTGCCTCCTCTGCCTAAAAGTGCTGTCAAAAAACGGAAAGCTTTATTTTTCTACCAATTCCCAAAAGATAAAATTCGATGAGGCAGAGCTTATAAATTCTTCCAAACAAAAGATAAGGGTAAAAGACATAACAAAGGCCTCAATCCCCGAAGACTTTAGAAATCAAAAAATACATAAGATGTGGATGATTGAGGCGGGTTATCTTCCCTAA
- the dxs gene encoding 1-deoxy-D-xylulose-5-phosphate synthase, translating to MTKNSLLSKIKGPEDIKLLSYNELKDLAVEIRKEILTVVGHNGGHLASNLGVIELTLAIHRVFSSPHDAIVWDVGHQSYTHKMITGRQSRFSTLRLWEGLSGFPKREESVHDAFNTGHASTSISAALGILEGKRLNKDSGKVIAVIGDGAMTGGMAFEALSNAGELKKDLIVIINDNKMSISKNTGAFSEYLSRLTVHEGYQRFKYLFDKAVGSIPLVGNKLNSIIWRLKRGMKGIFYKNNIFVDFGFEYVGPINGHNMRELEKVLKNVKKLNSPVVMLVETIKGKGYPFAEINPAAFHGIGPFNIADGKVEKNDAITFTQAFGKALVKAAEKNSKIAAITAAMESGTGLSLFHSKFPERFFDVGIAESHAVTFAAGLASAGIKPVTAIYSTFLQRSIDQIIHDTSIQNLPVIFAIDRAGPVPADGETHQGLFDIALLRPVPNMTILCPASEKELELMLSWALMQDNPIAIRYPKADCPKEIPEFSQSIENGRGVLIKNSDKSRILITCTGGMYNEVKEASAILAHKGLFTDIYNVRFAKPIDESYFLNITKDYSYILFVEDGMKIGSLSSYLETLVLRSTSSKTGSTNNNTGHQKKKTAVLAFEDMFFPHGTRSEIFKGAGVSAEHIVQTADSLFTETHTVSASTAIPVKEN from the coding sequence ATGACAAAAAACAGCTTATTAAGTAAAATAAAAGGCCCCGAGGATATAAAGCTCCTTTCCTATAATGAACTTAAAGACCTCGCTGTAGAAATACGAAAAGAAATTCTCACTGTAGTAGGCCATAACGGCGGCCACCTTGCAAGCAATTTGGGTGTAATAGAGCTTACGCTTGCGATTCACAGGGTTTTTTCAAGTCCCCATGATGCTATTGTCTGGGACGTCGGTCATCAGTCATATACGCATAAAATGATAACAGGCAGACAATCCCGCTTTTCTACCTTACGCCTTTGGGAAGGTCTTTCCGGTTTTCCAAAAAGAGAAGAAAGTGTTCACGATGCCTTTAATACCGGCCATGCTTCAACTTCAATTTCTGCAGCCCTAGGTATTCTTGAAGGAAAAAGATTAAACAAGGATTCCGGAAAGGTTATAGCCGTTATAGGTGACGGTGCTATGACCGGCGGAATGGCATTTGAAGCTCTTTCCAATGCAGGAGAATTAAAAAAAGATTTAATAGTTATAATAAACGACAATAAAATGTCCATAAGCAAAAATACGGGAGCTTTTTCCGAGTACTTGAGCCGCCTTACGGTTCATGAAGGCTACCAGCGTTTTAAGTACCTCTTTGACAAGGCTGTGGGCTCAATACCCCTTGTAGGAAACAAACTTAATTCCATAATTTGGCGTTTAAAAAGAGGAATGAAGGGGATATTCTACAAGAATAATATCTTTGTTGATTTCGGTTTTGAATATGTCGGCCCCATAAACGGCCACAATATGAGAGAACTTGAAAAAGTTTTAAAAAACGTAAAAAAATTAAACAGCCCCGTTGTAATGCTTGTAGAAACCATCAAGGGTAAGGGCTATCCATTTGCGGAAATAAATCCTGCTGCCTTTCATGGGATCGGGCCCTTTAACATTGCAGACGGCAAGGTAGAAAAAAATGATGCAATTACCTTTACGCAAGCCTTTGGAAAGGCTTTGGTAAAAGCCGCCGAAAAGAATTCGAAAATTGCAGCTATAACGGCAGCAATGGAATCGGGGACAGGCCTTTCTCTATTTCATAGCAAATTTCCTGAAAGATTTTTTGATGTAGGTATTGCCGAAAGCCATGCCGTTACCTTTGCAGCAGGCCTCGCTTCAGCCGGAATTAAGCCTGTTACGGCAATTTACAGTACCTTTTTACAACGCTCAATCGACCAGATTATACATGACACTTCAATACAAAATTTGCCCGTGATTTTTGCTATAGATCGAGCAGGCCCCGTTCCGGCCGACGGAGAAACCCATCAGGGGCTTTTTGACATAGCCCTGCTGCGTCCCGTTCCGAATATGACAATTCTTTGCCCCGCATCCGAAAAAGAGCTGGAGCTGATGCTTTCTTGGGCTCTTATGCAGGATAATCCTATAGCGATAAGGTACCCTAAGGCCGACTGTCCTAAAGAAATCCCCGAATTTTCTCAAAGTATAGAAAACGGACGGGGAGTACTTATAAAGAATTCCGATAAGAGCCGCATTTTAATAACCTGTACCGGAGGGATGTACAATGAAGTTAAAGAGGCTTCTGCAATTCTTGCTCATAAGGGCCTTTTTACGGATATCTATAATGTGAGATTTGCAAAACCTATAGACGAAAGCTATTTTTTAAACATTACAAAAGACTACTCATACATTCTTTTTGTAGAAGACGGTATGAAGATAGGCAGCTTAAGCTCATATTTGGAAACCCTTGTTTTAAGGTCTACAAGCAGTAAGACCGGGTCTACAAACAACAACACCGGTCATCAAAAGAAAAAAACTGCGGTATTGGCTTTTGAAGATATGTTCTTCCCCCATGGTACCCGCTCTGAAATTTTTAAAGGTGCAGGTGTATCGGCTGAACACATAGTACAAACTGCAGACTCGCTTTTTACCGAGACTCATACCGTTTCGGCTTCTACCGCTATTCCGGTAAAGGAGAATTAG